TCGAGGCGCCGACGGTGGCGGAGTTGGCCCTCAAGGTGGAGGCGGCCCGAAGCACAGGGCTCGCACTGACGGCCCCGCGGCTGGAGGCCCAGCCGAGGACGGGTCGGGAGCCGCTGTCCTTCGCTCAGCAGCGCCTGTGGCTGCTCGATCAACTCCAGCCGGGAGGCGCGTCGTACAACCTCCCCATGGCGGTGCGGTTGACGGGGGCGCTGGACGTCGACTCCTTGCAGCGCACCTTCAATGAGCTGGTGCGGCGTCACGAGTCCCTGCGCACGACGTTCCAGGTGCACGACGGTCAGCCCTTCCAGGTGATCGCCTCGTCCCAGGACATGGCTTGGGGGCTCACGGCACTGGACGGCCTGCCTGATTCGCAACGTGAAGTGGAGCTGCGGAAGCAGGTGAGGGCGGAAGCGCAGCGTCCGTTCGATCTGAGCCAGGGTCCGCTCTTCCGCGCGAAGTTGCTACGGTTGAGCTCCACCGAACATGTGTTGGTGCTGGTGATGCACCACATCGTGTCGGACGGCTGGTCGATGGACGTGCTGGTGCGCGAAGTGTCCGCGCTCTATGGCGCGTATGCAGCGGGCCGTCCGTCGCCGCTGCCGGAGCTGGCGGTGCAGTACGCGGACTACGCGGCGTGGCAGCGCGGCTGGCTGAAGGACGAGGTGCTGGAGGCGCAGCTCGGCTGGTGGCGTCAGCAGTTGGCCGGAGCCCCGCATGCGCTGGAGCTGCCGACGGACCGTTCGCGTCCGGCGGTGCAGCGCTTCCACGGCGCCAATGCCTCGGTGCTCCTGCCGAAGTCGTTGAATGAGTCGCTGAAGACGCTGGCG
This DNA window, taken from Corallococcus soli, encodes the following:
- a CDS encoding condensation domain-containing protein, with the translated sequence VPGELYLGGEGLARGYLGQPGLTAERFVPDGFSEEPGARLYRTGDKVRWGRDGALEYLGRMDFQVKVRGFRIELGEVESALGEQPQVRDVVVVVREDAPGDKRLVAYVVAQAGQTADAATLRGALKGRLPEYMVPSAFVVLEALPLNANGKVDRKALPKPEAGAERTHVYVAANTQTESVLASVWEAVLGAKQVGVHDNFFELGGHSLLATQAVSRIRTAFNVELPLRALFEAPTVAELALKVEAARSTGLALTAPRLEAQPRTGREPLSFAQQRLWLLDQLQPGGASYNLPMAVRLTGALDVDSLQRTFNELVRRHESLRTTFQVHDGQPFQVIASSQDMAWGLTALDGLPDSQREVELRKQVRAEAQRPFDLSQGPLFRAKLLRLSSTEHVLVLVMHHIVSDGWSMDVLVREVSALYGAYAAGRPSPLPELAVQYADYAAWQRGWLKDEVLEAQLGWWRQQLAGAPHALELPTDRSRPAVQRFHGANASVLLPKSLNESLKTLA